DNA sequence from the Candidatus Deferrimicrobium sp. genome:
AACGACGAGGCGTTCGATTCGCTGATGCACATTATCGGCCGCCCGGAATTGGCCAGCGACCCGCGGTTCTCCACGCCGAAGAACCGCGTCGCCCTCGAGAACGAACGAGCCCTCCTTGGGATCCTCGAGGAGTGGTCCGGCGATCGCACGGCCGACGAGATCCTCGGGGCGGTCGAGGAGTACACCTCGAAGAGGAGCGGTCCCGCCGCCGCCGTGGTCACGGGGCGGGTGAACCGCCCTCTCGAGACGCTTTCCGAGGAGAATTGGAGGGAGAGAGGGTGCTTTCTGCGTTCCCGGGATCCTGTCTACGGTGAACTGCTGCTCGCCGCGCCGCCCTGGAAGATGAGCGGGACCCCGGCGCGGTGGAAGTCGGGGTGCCGTCCCCCGGGGTCGGACAACCGGGGCGTGTACCTCGGAATCCTGGGGATGACGGAAGAGGAGTATCGGCGCCTGGCGGAGTCGGGGACGATCTGAACGTGCGGGCAGGAAAAAGCGAGTCCCCCGGGGCACAGGCGGGAACCCCGGGGGACCGTTCGTGTCGCCCGCGAACCGGAGGAGGGGCGTGCGGGCAGTTGCCTCCCCGGGGAGGGGAGGCGAGCGTTACCGTTCCTCTGTATTCTCTCATCGGAATTTCTTCGTAAGAACTTCAAGGGGATCTTTCCTGCCTTCGGCGGCGATTCACTTGATATCCCCGGGACTGATAGACTGAAACGCTGCACCAGGCAATCCGCCTCCGGGAGAACCGTTGACCGACCTGCCCATGGTCCTTCGCGACCTGTCCATCGTTCTGGCGATCGCCACGGCGGTTGCGCTGCTGTTCGGTCGGCTCCACCTCTCCGTCGTGGCGGCATTCCTTGTCGCCGGCGCCATTCTCGGCCCGACCGGGGCGGGACTGGTGGCCGAATCCGGAATGGTGGATTCTCTCGCCGAGATCGGCGTCGCCCTCCTGCTGTTTACCGTCGGGCTGGAGATCTCCTTTGCGAACCTGGGGAAGATGCGCCTCCGCATTCTGCAGGGCGGGGGGGTCCAGCTCTCGGCGACGATCCTGATCACCGTGGCCGTCCTTTCCCTGGCGATGTTTCCCCTCGCCGAAGCGATCTTCATCGGGTTCGTCCTGTCCCTTTCGAGCACCGCGATCGTGCTGAAGGTATATGCGGACCAGATGGAGATCGACAGCGCCCATGGGAAGATCTCCATCGGGATCCTGCTGTTCCAGGACTTGGCCGTGATCCCGATGATGCTGCTCATCCCCTCGTTCCGCCAATGGGAGACGGCGCAGCTCTCCACCGTGGCGTTCACGCTGGCAAAGGCGGGCGTGGGGGTCGTGGTCATCCTGCTGGCGTCGCGGTTCGTGATCCCGCTCCTCCTCAAGGAAGTCATCCGGCTGAACAGCCGGGAAATCCTGGCGATGACGGTCATGTGCCTCATCCTCGGAACGGCGTGGGTCGCGCGGTGGTGGGGGCTCTCCCTGGCGATGGGGGCGTTCCTCGCCGGCATGGTGATCTCCGAGTCGGAGTATGTCCACGAGATCGCCGCCCAGATCTTCCCCTTCCGGGATGTCTTCAACGGGGTCTTTTTCATCTCCGTCGGGATGCTGCTCGATCTCCCCTTTCTCTTGAGTCACCTCCCGATGATTCTTCTCGTTTCCGTGGGGGTCGTCGTGTCGAAGGCGATCTGCGCGGGCGCGGCGATCCGGACCCTGAAATATCCCTGGCGCGTCTCGGTGATCGGGGCGATCGGGCTGGCGCAGATCGGGGAGTTCTCGTTCCTCCTGATGTCCGAGGGGTTCCGCGATGGCCTGGTGGGCACCGTGATCTACCAGTATCTACTGGCAACCGCGATCCTTACGATGGTGGCCACTCCGTTCCTGATGCGTGCGGCCCCGTGGGCCGGGAGGTTCTTCGTCCGCCACCTTACACGGAGGCCCGAACCGGAGGACTCCCGGGGGGACTCCGCCGGTGCCGCACGGGTCGAGAATCACGTGATCATCTCCGGGTACGGGATGAACGGAAAGAACCTCGCCCGCGTCCTGCGCTCGACGCACGTTCCCTACGTCGTGGTCGATCTGAACGACGCGTTGGTTCGGGAGGGCCGGGAGGCGGGGGAGCCGATCTTCTACGGTGACGTGAACAACCCGGAGATCCTCGACCGCGTCGGGGTGGGGCGCGCCCGGATGCTGGTGCTGGCCATCTCCGACCCGATGGCGACCCGCCGCGCCGTGGCGGTGGCCAGGCGCGCCAACCCGCGGCTGGGCATTCTCGTGCGGACGCGGTACGTGGCGGACGTGGACGACCTGATCGCCCTTGGGGCGAATGCGGTCATCCCCGAGGAGTTCGAGACGTCCGTGGAGATCTTCTCCCGGGTTCTACGCGAGTACCACGTACCCGACCATGTCGTCTCGCAGCAGGAAGCGCTGATTCGCAGCGGGACGTACCGGATCCTGCGGGAGCGCGTCTCTTCCAGCGACGAGGGGCTGATGTCCGAGTTCGAACTGTTCCTGCGGCAGAAGGTGATCGAGGTCTTCTATGTTTCCCCGGGTTCGCCTTGGGCGGGGCTGCCGCTGGGGGATCTTCCGGCCGGAAACGGCGCCGGGATCGTCCTCCTCGCCGTCCTTAGGGAGGACCGCGCGATTGTACAGCCGTCCCCGGAGGAAAGGATCGAGGCGGGGGACAAGCTTGTCTTCTTCGGGGGGCATGCCCCCCTGGCGACCGTGCTCGAAGAGCTTTCCAGAGTTGGTCGCTGAACGGGGGTACCCCCGCTCATGCCTCATCGATGTCGAGGGGTGCCCCTCGCGCGGTGGCTCCCGCGGAGTTGGGAAAGGGATCACGCTAATAAGGTGCCGCCGGTGATAATATCGTAATGTTCCCATTCCATCGGTCGGGAGGGCAATAATGTCTTCTTCCCAATCCGCTCTGCAGAAGTACGAGCGCGCCCTGAACCGGTATTTCCAGATTCCCGCCACCGAGCGGAAGACCGAGGACCGGGAGAAAATCCTCAAGATCCTCGGGATCGGGAACCCGCAGGAGTTCCTCGGCATGCACATCCCGCTTTGGGAAGCAAAGCTCGATGAACTTCTCGACCCGACGAGCACCGATATGCTACCGATCAGCATCTCCCACTCCTACGTCAACTGGGTGCGCGGCGCGATCCGGATGATGCCGGCCGAGGCGCGGGTGAAGATCTTCTCCTCGAAGTTCAAGACAACCGGGCTGAAAAAGGCGATCCTGACGCTTCTCCACGAGGTGACCGGGAAGCCGCACCGCGACTTCGAGGTCACCGAGGTCCTGCTGATCGAGAAGGTCCACAAGGACACGCTCTTCACGGTTCGGACGCCGGATAGGAAGGAATGCGACATCTACCTGTCCCGCTTCGGGTGCATCGGTGAACACATCTACAGCGGACTGCCGAAGCTGGTGGGGCTGCCCGCCCTCCCGACCGTCTACCACGTGACGCCGCAGGGCGAGGAGGTGCTCCTCAAGCCGAAGGAAGAGGGGATCAACATCTTCCACGACGATTCGGTGACCCTCGCCCGGATCAACCGCGACGGAGGATGGTGGGTGGCGGGCGCCGCCCGGCAGGACGCCCTTGGGGACTGCATCGGAACGGCGCTGCGCTACGGGCACTACGTCGCCACCCCGAAGAAGGAAGTCGTGATGATCGACAACATCGAGCTGTTCCACCTGGATGAGACCGACGTCCGCATCTTCGAGCCGATCTACGAGTTTCTCCCGAAAAAGGCGTATCCGGACGACAGGCCGAAGCGGGAGCGGCTACACGACAAGATGCGGCAGGAGTACGAGGCGGCGTACGCCGAACAGCGGAAGGTGATCCGGAAGGAGTGGCCCGAGATCGAGCGGTACCTGATCGAGATGCGCCGTAACATCCACGCCTACGCGGGCGAGGTGTTCGAGATGGTGATGACCCGCGTCAAGGCCCAGGTGTTTTCCGGAAAGTAATGGAGGACCGCGCGAGGAACGCGCGTTCGACGA
Encoded proteins:
- a CDS encoding cation:proton antiporter is translated as MTDLPMVLRDLSIVLAIATAVALLFGRLHLSVVAAFLVAGAILGPTGAGLVAESGMVDSLAEIGVALLLFTVGLEISFANLGKMRLRILQGGGVQLSATILITVAVLSLAMFPLAEAIFIGFVLSLSSTAIVLKVYADQMEIDSAHGKISIGILLFQDLAVIPMMLLIPSFRQWETAQLSTVAFTLAKAGVGVVVILLASRFVIPLLLKEVIRLNSREILAMTVMCLILGTAWVARWWGLSLAMGAFLAGMVISESEYVHEIAAQIFPFRDVFNGVFFISVGMLLDLPFLLSHLPMILLVSVGVVVSKAICAGAAIRTLKYPWRVSVIGAIGLAQIGEFSFLLMSEGFRDGLVGTVIYQYLLATAILTMVATPFLMRAAPWAGRFFVRHLTRRPEPEDSRGDSAGAARVENHVIISGYGMNGKNLARVLRSTHVPYVVVDLNDALVREGREAGEPIFYGDVNNPEILDRVGVGRARMLVLAISDPMATRRAVAVARRANPRLGILVRTRYVADVDDLIALGANAVIPEEFETSVEIFSRVLREYHVPDHVVSQQEALIRSGTYRILRERVSSSDEGLMSEFELFLRQKVIEVFYVSPGSPWAGLPLGDLPAGNGAGIVLLAVLREDRAIVQPSPEERIEAGDKLVFFGGHAPLATVLEELSRVGR
- a CDS encoding CoA transferase produces the protein NDEAFDSLMHIIGRPELASDPRFSTPKNRVALENERALLGILEEWSGDRTADEILGAVEEYTSKRSGPAAAVVTGRVNRPLETLSEENWRERGCFLRSRDPVYGELLLAAPPWKMSGTPARWKSGCRPPGSDNRGVYLGILGMTEEEYRRLAESGTI